GGCAGCCGGCTGCGCCGAGTTCTTCCAGGACGATGGAGAGTTCGGATATGCCTCCGCCGCCTCCTCCGTACTCCTCGGGGAGGTTGACGCCGAGGTAGCCGAGTGTGCCCGCATCGGACCAGAGGCGTGCGGGGTCGTGGGGGCGGCCGTGGCGGTTGCCGAGTGCGGAGACGGTTTGTCGTAGGGCTTTGTGGTCTTCGGTGTCCATCGGCGTCCTTTCGGGTACGGGTGGTTTGTGGCGGATCGCGCAGTTCCCCGCGTCCCTTAGGTTTCCCGCACCACCGCCAGCAGTGAGCCCGGCTCGACCTGTTGTCCGGGTACGGCATGCAGGGCCGTCAGGGTGCCCGTCACGGGTGCTGTGATCTTGTGCTGCATCTTCATCGCCTCCAGCCAGAGCAAGGGGTCTCCGGCCTTCACGGCACTTCCTACGGTGAGGCCGTCGGCCACTCGGACGACCGTGCCCGGCATGGGGGCCAGGAGGGAGCCGGGGGCGTGCTGGGTCGTCGGGTCGGGGAAGCGGGGCAACGCCATCAGGGCGGTGTTGTTCACGTGGACCCGGTCGCCGTAGGCCGTCACCTCGAACTTGCGCTGTACGCCGTCCACTTCGAGGACCACGAGGTGCGCGTCGGCGTGCACCACCCGCACGCCGTCCGCCTCCAGGCCCGTGCGCGTGTGCCGGTAGCGGACCTCGTGGTCCTGCCCCGCCATCGCGTAGCGCTTGGTCTGCGGCTGTGAGGGGACGTTGCGCCAGCCGCCGAAGCGGGAGCGGCCCCGGGCGTCGGCGAGGGCGGCTGCCAGGGGGGCGTGCGGGTCGGGGGTCGGCTCGGTCAGATCCGGCAGGTGGCGGTCGTAGAAGCCGGTGTCCATGCGGGCCGCGGTGAACTCGGGGTGGCGCAGGGAGCGGACCAGGAGGTCGCGGTTGGTGACGGGGCCGTGGATCGCCGCCCGTTCCAGGGCGGAGGCGAGTGCGCGGATGGCCTCCGTGCGGGTGGGGGCGTGGGCTACGGCCTTGGCGAGCATGGGGTCGTAGTGGACGCCGATGTCGTCGCCGTCGGTGTAGCCGGTGTCGAGGCGGATGCCTTCGGGCATGGACAGGCGGTGCAGGCGGCCGGTCTGCGGGGACCAGTCGCTCGACGGGTCCTCGGCGTAGAGGCGGGCCTCCACGGCATGGCCACGCGCGCGTGGAGGCGTGCTTTCGAGGGGGTGGCCCTCGGCGACGCGGATCTGTTCGGCGACTAGGTCGAGGCCGAAGACGGCTTCCGTCACGGGGTGTTCGACCTGGAGGCGGGTGTTCATCTCCAGGAAGTGGGCCCTGCCGTCGGCGACGAGGAACTCGACCGTGCCGGCGCCCACGTAGTCGACGGCTCGGGCGGCCCGTACGGCGAGGGCGCTCACCTCCTCCTGGAGTTCCTCGGAGAGCCCGGGTGCGGGGGCCTCCTCGACGACCTTCTGGTGGCGGCGCTGGAGGGAGCAGTCGCGGGTGCCGAGCGGCCAGATGGTGCCGTGGGTGTCGGCGAGGATCTGCACCTCGACGTGGCGGCCGTTCTCCACGTACGGCTCGACGAAGACCTCGCCGTCGCCGAAGGCACTCGCCGCTTCGGCGCGTGCGGCGGCCAGTTCGGCGTCCAGGTCCGCCAGGTGCCGTACGACGCGCATGCCGCGGCCGCCGCCGCCCGCTGCCGCCTTCACCAGGACCGGGAGGTCGGCCTCGGTGACGTCCGTGAGGGGTTTCAGCCCCATGAGCCGCTTGGCCTGGGTCTTGGACGCCATCGCCTCGATGGCGTCCGGGGACGGGCCGACCCAGACCAGGCCCGCGTCCAGGACGGCCCGGGCGAAGCCGGCGTTCTCGGCGAGGAAGCCGTATCCGGGGTGCACGGCGTCGGCGCCGGACGCGACGGCGGCCTTCACGATCAGGTCGCCGCGCAGATAGGTGTCGGCGGGCGTCTCCCCCGGGAGTCGTACGCCCGTGTCGGCCACGCGCACGTGGAGGGCGTTCGCGTCTGCGTCGGAGTACACGGCGACCGTGCGGATGCCGAGCTCACGGCAGGTGCGGAAGACGCG
This region of Streptomyces caelestis genomic DNA includes:
- a CDS encoding acetyl/propionyl/methylcrotonyl-CoA carboxylase subunit alpha, which translates into the protein MISTLLVANRGEIACRVFRTCRELGIRTVAVYSDADANALHVRVADTGVRLPGETPADTYLRGDLIVKAAVASGADAVHPGYGFLAENAGFARAVLDAGLVWVGPSPDAIEAMASKTQAKRLMGLKPLTDVTEADLPVLVKAAAGGGGRGMRVVRHLADLDAELAAARAEAASAFGDGEVFVEPYVENGRHVEVQILADTHGTIWPLGTRDCSLQRRHQKVVEEAPAPGLSEELQEEVSALAVRAARAVDYVGAGTVEFLVADGRAHFLEMNTRLQVEHPVTEAVFGLDLVAEQIRVAEGHPLESTPPRARGHAVEARLYAEDPSSDWSPQTGRLHRLSMPEGIRLDTGYTDGDDIGVHYDPMLAKAVAHAPTRTEAIRALASALERAAIHGPVTNRDLLVRSLRHPEFTAARMDTGFYDRHLPDLTEPTPDPHAPLAAALADARGRSRFGGWRNVPSQPQTKRYAMAGQDHEVRYRHTRTGLEADGVRVVHADAHLVVLEVDGVQRKFEVTAYGDRVHVNNTALMALPRFPDPTTQHAPGSLLAPMPGTVVRVADGLTVGSAVKAGDPLLWLEAMKMQHKITAPVTGTLTALHAVPGQQVEPGSLLAVVRET